In one Brevibacillus choshinensis genomic region, the following are encoded:
- a CDS encoding spermidine synthase — MMELLWIATGVVSTLIFVGLFWVYWHFEGDRSLREYVSEDEEPEGKYRILQKVQTPTQRVALVEHEDKLLVYSNGYVMFGTTEDEDMYGEAMIHIPVSIAEKRERVLLIGAGGGITTREVLRYPDVKEITVIDIDPVMIEFGKTLEPLVKFNQGSLNHPKVRTVVEDGRVFLEKNEDKWDVIILDLPEPTMESLGLSRLYSWEFYHLLKERLNPGGVVGIACSVLSNTPEYYWTIQATLKAAGFSVLPYHFDVIVEHEEDWGYCVAATRPISPADVNILVPNRYLNRDRLKDMFHIRYGYWKYWEEDEIQTDRNRVLAYIQNEDI; from the coding sequence ATGATGGAATTACTTTGGATTGCAACTGGTGTAGTGTCAACCTTGATATTCGTCGGTCTTTTTTGGGTCTATTGGCATTTTGAGGGGGACAGAAGCCTGCGAGAATACGTGTCTGAGGATGAAGAGCCCGAAGGAAAGTATCGTATTTTGCAGAAGGTGCAGACCCCTACCCAACGAGTAGCCTTAGTTGAGCATGAAGACAAGTTATTGGTCTACTCAAATGGATATGTCATGTTTGGTACAACCGAAGATGAAGACATGTATGGGGAAGCCATGATTCACATTCCTGTGTCCATTGCAGAGAAACGAGAACGTGTCTTGCTCATTGGAGCGGGAGGGGGTATTACGACACGAGAAGTACTTCGCTATCCAGATGTAAAAGAAATTACGGTGATTGACATTGATCCTGTCATGATCGAATTTGGTAAAACGCTGGAGCCGCTCGTCAAGTTTAATCAAGGTTCGTTGAATCATCCCAAGGTTCGTACCGTAGTAGAGGATGGAAGAGTTTTTCTGGAGAAAAATGAGGATAAGTGGGACGTCATCATTTTGGATCTACCCGAACCCACCATGGAAAGCCTCGGGCTCAGTCGCCTTTATAGCTGGGAGTTTTATCATCTCTTGAAAGAGCGGTTGAATCCAGGCGGAGTCGTCGGGATAGCTTGCTCGGTCCTTTCAAACACACCAGAGTACTACTGGACCATACAGGCTACGTTGAAGGCAGCCGGTTTTTCGGTATTACCCTATCACTTTGACGTTATCGTGGAACATGAAGAAGACTGGGGATACTGTGTGGCCGCTACCAGACCGATTTCACCTGCAGATGTGAACATTCTGGTTCCAAACCGCTACTTGAATCGTGACAGGCTAAAGGATATGTTCCATATTCGCTACGGTTACTGGAAGTACTGGGAAGAAGACGAAATTCAGACAGACCGGAATAGAGTATTGGCGTATATTCAGAATGAAGACATTTGA
- the pth gene encoding aminoacyl-tRNA hydrolase — MKVIIGLGNPGKKYEDTRHNAGFMAIDKISEKWGISVQQNKFRALVGEGRIEGEKVLLVKPQTYMNLSGESVAEILKFYKLIPDELVVIFDDLDMPTGQLRLREKGSAGGHNGIKSMIQHLGTQDFKRIKVGIGRPEPGRSVSDYVLQSFPAGEKADINEAVSLAADAAGMWTREPFVKVMNHYNSLKR, encoded by the coding sequence GTGAAAGTAATCATAGGGCTAGGGAATCCTGGCAAGAAATATGAGGATACAAGACATAATGCAGGATTTATGGCCATAGATAAAATAAGCGAGAAATGGGGCATTTCTGTCCAGCAAAACAAGTTCCGGGCACTCGTAGGGGAAGGCAGGATCGAGGGAGAGAAAGTTCTTCTCGTGAAGCCACAAACGTATATGAACCTCTCTGGTGAATCGGTTGCGGAAATCCTGAAATTTTACAAACTGATACCGGATGAGCTGGTCGTCATTTTCGATGACCTGGATATGCCTACTGGACAGCTTCGCCTACGGGAAAAAGGGAGCGCGGGGGGTCATAACGGGATCAAATCCATGATTCAGCATTTGGGGACACAAGATTTTAAACGAATCAAGGTAGGAATTGGCCGTCCAGAGCCAGGGAGAAGCGTCAGTGATTATGTGTTGCAGTCATTTCCGGCTGGGGAGAAAGCAGATATCAACGAGGCTGTCAGTCTGGCTGCAGATGCTGCTGGAATGTGGACCAGAGAGCCCTTTGTCAAGGTCATGAACCACTATAACAGCTTGAAGCGGTAA
- a CDS encoding anti-sigma-F factor Fin, whose translation MSIRYACRCCGMKIAEFDESQVTEAQLGFDSLTPEERALIISREQSGDTVVSITCDYCREALNQHPELSLVGNPLQ comes from the coding sequence ATGAGCATACGTTATGCGTGTCGCTGCTGCGGGATGAAAATCGCAGAATTTGACGAATCACAAGTAACCGAGGCGCAGCTCGGGTTTGATTCCTTGACCCCGGAAGAGCGGGCTCTTATAATATCGAGAGAACAAAGTGGAGATACGGTCGTCAGCATCACGTGCGACTATTGCCGTGAAGCGCTGAATCAGCATCCAGAGCTTTCACTAGTCGGAAACCCACTTCAATAA
- the mfd gene encoding transcription-repair coupling factor, giving the protein MQVIINPMKQDSNVGTIVAGLEKGLHEQLVSGLAGSARQTLMATLKQMTDRPVCVVTHNMYQAQKVYEDLIELVPSDQVLLYPGNELIGSELAIASPEMLAQRIHVFNRLARGFTGFLVAPFAGLRRLVVPPNAWKESQIKLAIGEELDIETFLLRCIELGYERVDMVERKGELSVRGGIIDLYPIDSEWPVRIELFDVEIDSIRTFDMLSQRSLESVQTYLIGPAKEMIASTPLLQESAVRLEQKLGETVAKLKDGSAKEKVVERIGADIERMSHGQRFPQLYSYISVIYPTEETLLSYMPADTLMIVDEPTRVLDTAAQLQKEEAEWLTGRIISGEYMANLTLSRTYEDIISTKKRQIVYLSLFLRQSPKTQPQNIVNLTCRTMQNFHGQMNVLKTELARWQKSHDQIVFVAADLERAKRLERVLHDYDMEADVLAEAVETVPPGRPTIILGNLQTGFELPLNKLVVITEGEVFTAKQRKARKVQQTMNNAERIKNYLELKPGDYVVHVNHGIGKYLGIETKEILGIHKDYLHIQYAAGDSLFVPIDQIDHVQKYVASEEAQPKIYSLGGSEWKRVKSKVQSSVKDIAEDLIKLYASREAAVGHSFSQDTTEQREFEAMFPYQETPDQLRAISEVKSDMERRRPMDRLVCGDVGYGKTEVAIRAAFKAVMDGKQVAVLVPTTILAQQHYETFRERFADYPIRVEVLSRFRSRKEQNATLKGLKEGTVDVVIGTHRLLSKDLTFRELGLLIVDEEQRFGVSHKEKLKQIKTNVDVMTLTATPIPRTLHMSMLGVRDLSVIETPPENRFPVQTYVMDYSPALVREAIEREMARDGQVFFLYNQVQGIEQMAEQISMLVPDARIAVAHGQMNESELEGVILDFLEGNFDVLVSTTIIETGVDIPNVNTLIIYNADKMGLSQLYQLRGRVGRSNRIAYAYFTYQRDKVLTEVAEKRLQAIKEFTELGSGFKIAMRDLSIRGAGNLLGAEQHGFINTVGFDLYSQMLKDAIDELKGEVKQESATTVEINLQLDAYIPSLYITDSRQKIEMYKKFVAVSSLDDVDDLSEELLDRFGPVPKPVENLLTISRMRVYALQHSITEISQKNPDEIKLFLHPSQNNNIDGGALFALASSWSRRVGLSGGQQITIAVKVKGLREDEGVQLVEKLLRQFHQVRKDTGTESPVS; this is encoded by the coding sequence ATGCAAGTCATCATTAACCCGATGAAGCAGGACTCGAACGTAGGCACGATCGTGGCAGGTCTAGAAAAAGGACTGCACGAGCAACTCGTCTCCGGTTTGGCTGGTTCTGCTCGGCAGACACTTATGGCGACGCTGAAGCAGATGACAGATCGCCCAGTCTGTGTCGTGACCCATAACATGTATCAGGCGCAAAAAGTATACGAAGACCTGATTGAGCTGGTGCCCAGCGATCAAGTTTTACTCTATCCAGGGAATGAACTGATCGGCTCCGAACTCGCTATCGCCAGTCCGGAAATGCTCGCACAGAGAATTCATGTGTTCAACCGTTTGGCCCGGGGCTTTACGGGTTTTTTAGTTGCGCCTTTCGCTGGATTGCGTCGACTGGTGGTTCCTCCAAACGCGTGGAAGGAATCGCAAATCAAACTGGCAATCGGTGAAGAGCTGGACATCGAGACGTTTTTGCTCCGCTGTATCGAATTAGGCTACGAGCGAGTCGATATGGTCGAGAGAAAAGGCGAATTGAGTGTTCGTGGCGGCATTATTGACCTTTATCCGATCGATTCTGAATGGCCGGTGCGGATCGAGCTGTTCGATGTGGAAATCGATTCGATCCGTACATTCGACATGCTTTCCCAACGCTCTCTGGAATCCGTTCAGACCTATCTCATCGGACCTGCTAAAGAAATGATCGCGTCTACCCCGTTGCTGCAAGAATCTGCCGTTCGGTTAGAGCAGAAGCTCGGTGAAACCGTTGCCAAACTAAAGGATGGCTCGGCCAAGGAAAAGGTAGTAGAGCGCATCGGAGCAGACATCGAGCGGATGAGTCACGGTCAACGCTTCCCGCAATTGTACTCATACATCTCCGTGATCTATCCGACCGAAGAGACGTTGCTGTCCTACATGCCTGCTGACACGCTGATGATTGTAGATGAACCGACGCGCGTATTGGATACGGCTGCCCAACTGCAAAAGGAAGAAGCAGAATGGCTGACAGGACGCATTATTTCCGGTGAGTACATGGCCAATCTTACCCTGTCTCGAACCTACGAGGATATCATCTCGACGAAAAAGCGTCAGATCGTCTATCTGTCACTTTTCCTGAGACAGTCCCCCAAGACGCAGCCACAAAATATCGTCAATCTTACCTGTCGGACGATGCAAAACTTCCACGGTCAAATGAACGTATTGAAGACAGAGCTGGCTCGGTGGCAAAAGTCTCATGACCAGATCGTTTTTGTAGCAGCGGATCTGGAGCGTGCCAAACGACTGGAACGCGTCCTGCATGATTACGACATGGAAGCAGATGTGCTGGCCGAGGCAGTAGAGACCGTGCCGCCAGGTCGTCCGACGATCATTCTCGGCAACCTGCAGACCGGATTTGAGCTTCCCTTGAACAAGCTCGTGGTCATTACGGAGGGCGAGGTCTTCACGGCCAAGCAGCGTAAGGCACGAAAAGTACAGCAAACCATGAACAACGCTGAGCGGATCAAGAATTACCTGGAGCTAAAGCCGGGCGATTACGTGGTGCACGTTAACCACGGGATTGGAAAATACCTTGGAATTGAAACCAAGGAAATACTCGGAATTCATAAAGATTACCTGCATATTCAATACGCAGCTGGAGACAGCCTGTTTGTTCCTATTGACCAGATCGATCACGTCCAAAAATACGTGGCGAGCGAAGAAGCCCAACCGAAGATCTACAGCTTGGGCGGTAGCGAATGGAAACGAGTCAAAAGCAAAGTACAATCCTCCGTAAAAGATATCGCCGAAGACTTGATCAAGCTGTATGCATCCCGCGAGGCGGCAGTCGGACACTCCTTTTCACAGGATACGACGGAGCAGCGTGAGTTCGAGGCGATGTTCCCGTATCAGGAAACGCCAGACCAGCTGCGTGCCATCTCAGAGGTGAAATCTGACATGGAACGCAGACGCCCGATGGATCGTCTAGTTTGTGGGGACGTGGGTTATGGGAAGACAGAGGTTGCGATTCGTGCGGCATTCAAGGCTGTGATGGATGGCAAGCAAGTTGCTGTACTTGTACCTACGACAATTTTGGCACAGCAGCACTACGAGACGTTCCGCGAGCGCTTTGCCGATTATCCGATCCGTGTCGAGGTGTTGAGCCGTTTCCGTTCCCGCAAGGAGCAAAATGCGACGTTAAAAGGACTCAAGGAAGGCACCGTGGATGTGGTCATCGGTACTCATCGTCTGCTCTCCAAAGATCTGACATTCCGCGAGCTGGGTCTGTTGATCGTGGATGAGGAGCAGCGCTTTGGGGTGAGCCACAAGGAAAAGCTGAAGCAAATCAAAACCAATGTGGACGTCATGACACTGACAGCTACGCCGATTCCGCGTACATTGCACATGTCCATGCTCGGTGTCCGCGACTTGTCGGTTATTGAGACGCCGCCGGAAAACCGTTTCCCTGTGCAGACGTACGTCATGGACTATAGCCCTGCATTGGTGCGGGAAGCCATTGAACGTGAAATGGCCCGTGACGGACAGGTGTTTTTCCTCTATAACCAAGTCCAGGGAATTGAGCAGATGGCTGAGCAGATTTCCATGCTCGTGCCTGACGCACGGATTGCCGTTGCTCACGGTCAGATGAATGAAAGTGAGCTGGAGGGAGTGATCCTCGACTTCCTGGAGGGGAATTTCGACGTTTTAGTGAGTACTACGATCATTGAGACCGGTGTGGACATCCCGAACGTCAATACGTTGATCATCTACAATGCTGACAAAATGGGCTTGTCCCAGCTGTATCAGCTGCGTGGACGGGTAGGTCGTTCCAATCGGATCGCGTACGCTTACTTTACGTATCAACGGGACAAAGTACTGACAGAGGTAGCGGAAAAACGTCTGCAGGCCATCAAAGAATTTACGGAGCTGGGCTCCGGATTCAAGATCGCCATGCGCGACTTGTCTATTCGTGGTGCCGGTAATTTATTGGGCGCTGAGCAGCATGGTTTCATTAACACGGTCGGTTTTGATTTGTACAGTCAAATGCTGAAGGATGCCATTGATGAACTGAAGGGCGAAGTAAAGCAGGAGAGCGCCACGACTGTGGAAATCAACCTGCAACTGGATGCCTATATTCCTTCGTTATACATCACAGACAGCCGCCAAAAGATCGAGATGTACAAAAAGTTTGTGGCCGTCTCATCACTGGACGACGTGGACGATTTGTCAGAGGAATTGCTCGACCGTTTTGGACCTGTACCGAAGCCAGTGGAAAATCTGTTGACCATTTCCAGGATGCGCGTCTATGCCTTGCAGCACAGCATTACGGAAATCAGTCAAAAGAATCCGGATGAGATCAAGCTGTTCCTACATCCGAGTCAAAACAACAACATTGACGGGGGCGCCTTGTTCGCACTTGCCAGTAGTTGGAGCCGCAGGGTAGGGCTCTCGGGTGGACAACAGATCACCATTGCTGTTAAAGTAAAAGGGTTGAGAGAAGACGAGGGCGTGCAGCTGGTAGAGAAGCTGCTGCGTCAATTTCACCAGGTGCGCAAAGACACCGGTACGGAGAGCCCTGTATCCTAG
- a CDS encoding peptidylprolyl isomerase: MKKRSVAVLSSAVLVMALLAGCGKADESAQPQTPPANQTEGSGQGNQAADANDPLAQFPKLTLPFTVDPTATLVEYQGGTMNGKEFEEFLRVINFMNPQQGGMIEAADDNALKAFAREYTATKIMAARADAGMQKESKDLAEKTFEKIKNQYLGYIGKDEAKFTKLMEGQGVTKEMVVGQMALINDSINVLKKGIDDATLKKEYDSMDKASRTVASVRHILISTEKRKPEEALKLANDLEARLKKGEDFAKLAKEFTDDPGSKENGGLYADADVTQWVPQFKDAALAQPVGQVGPPVKTDYGYHIIKVESRKEKTFDEMKEQLRAGALEKAYDAFGKNELDKLITKYNLPKVNHPAQAPATK, translated from the coding sequence ATGAAGAAACGTTCTGTAGCGGTTCTGTCCTCTGCTGTACTCGTTATGGCATTGCTGGCAGGATGCGGAAAAGCAGATGAAAGTGCTCAGCCACAAACACCACCAGCAAATCAGACAGAAGGAAGCGGGCAAGGCAATCAAGCTGCGGATGCAAATGACCCATTGGCTCAATTTCCTAAGCTGACTCTGCCGTTTACTGTAGATCCTACAGCTACCCTCGTAGAGTATCAGGGTGGCACCATGAATGGAAAAGAGTTCGAAGAGTTCCTGCGTGTCATCAACTTCATGAATCCACAACAAGGTGGCATGATTGAAGCGGCTGACGATAACGCATTGAAGGCATTTGCACGTGAATACACAGCGACCAAGATCATGGCAGCCCGCGCTGATGCGGGAATGCAAAAAGAGTCCAAGGATCTGGCGGAAAAAACGTTTGAAAAGATCAAAAACCAATACCTGGGCTACATTGGCAAGGATGAAGCGAAATTTACCAAGCTGATGGAAGGTCAAGGTGTCACGAAAGAAATGGTTGTCGGTCAGATGGCTTTGATCAACGATTCCATCAATGTATTGAAAAAAGGCATTGACGATGCCACGCTGAAAAAAGAGTACGATAGCATGGATAAAGCTTCCCGTACCGTTGCGTCTGTTCGTCACATCCTGATCTCCACTGAAAAACGCAAGCCGGAAGAAGCACTGAAGCTGGCAAACGATCTGGAAGCTCGTCTGAAAAAGGGCGAAGACTTCGCGAAGCTCGCGAAAGAGTTTACAGACGACCCAGGCAGCAAAGAAAACGGTGGCCTTTACGCTGACGCTGATGTGACTCAATGGGTACCTCAGTTCAAGGATGCAGCTCTGGCTCAGCCGGTAGGACAAGTTGGACCTCCAGTGAAAACCGATTATGGCTACCACATCATTAAAGTGGAAAGCCGTAAAGAAAAAACATTTGATGAAATGAAAGAACAACTGCGTGCAGGTGCATTGGAGAAAGCATACGATGCCTTTGGCAAAAATGAGTTGGACAAGCTCATTACCAAGTACAATCTGCCGAAAGTGAATCACCCGGCACAGGCACCAGCAACGAAATAA
- the spoVT gene encoding stage V sporulation protein T: MKATGIVRRIDDLGRVVIPKEIRRTLRIREGDPLEIFVDRDGEVILKKYSPIGELGDFAKEYADSLYESMNHTVLITDRDTVIAVAGASKKEYLEKPIGSIVEKCLEERKTRLEKNAGSYEICRDMSETYGSFVVAPIVAGGDPIGSVILLNKNESTKMSDLEMKMSETAAGFLAKQMEQ; this comes from the coding sequence ATGAAAGCAACTGGTATCGTTCGTCGAATTGACGACCTCGGACGGGTCGTGATTCCTAAGGAGATTCGTCGTACTCTGCGCATTCGTGAAGGCGACCCGCTGGAGATCTTTGTGGATCGTGATGGAGAAGTCATTCTCAAGAAGTACTCTCCTATTGGAGAGTTGGGAGACTTCGCGAAAGAATACGCTGACTCTCTGTATGAGAGTATGAATCATACCGTATTGATTACTGACCGAGACACCGTGATCGCAGTGGCTGGCGCTTCCAAGAAAGAATATCTCGAGAAGCCGATTGGGAGTATTGTTGAGAAATGCCTGGAGGAACGCAAAACCCGTTTGGAGAAAAATGCAGGCTCGTATGAAATTTGTCGCGATATGAGTGAAACGTATGGGTCCTTCGTCGTCGCTCCAATCGTTGCAGGGGGAGACCCGATTGGTTCGGTTATCCTACTCAATAAAAACGAGTCAACCAAGATGAGTGATCTAGAAATGAAGATGTCGGAGACTGCCGCAGGATTCTTGGCAAAACAAATGGAACAGTAG
- a CDS encoding putative polysaccharide biosynthesis protein, which produces MAQEKASVQFVKGAAILGVAGLVSKLLGAVYRIPYQNIAGDIGLYVYMQVYPLYTTLLILATAGFPIAISKIVSERVAVGDAIGARRAFRIASIALVVLGLFFFLLLYSGAPLIARFMGDEHLMTPLRAVAWSLPLVPMAAILRGYFQGHQNMMPTGVSQVIEQLIRVIFILLTAFWAMNVYQDAYLAGTGAVFAAFPGGVAAVLVLLWYWRKDKQIRQMDANQEQSAGVAEWTNRQVLRSLLYYALPICMGALVLPLIPLVDSVTVVNMLQWSGMQEDLAKLAKGAFDRGQPLIQFGTFFATSLSLALVPAISEAVAQRQHQLIANRSEIAIRLTFLLGLPASFGLALLAEPINVMLYGDNSGTEALAVQSFTILFATLSIASAGILQGLGRVMRPARNLFIGVLVKLILNLALVPFWGISGAALSTVLAYLVAMGLNVLAVKKYTGAQIGFRQTVLKPLISVLIMSVVVVVVEWGATALMGNMPGPERLFHTIIGLVAVGCGALVYLLALLKTGGLTRTDIQFLPKGKRIASLLTRLHLLPK; this is translated from the coding sequence ATGGCTCAAGAAAAGGCTTCTGTACAATTTGTGAAAGGCGCCGCGATTCTCGGGGTTGCCGGTCTTGTCTCCAAGCTGTTGGGCGCTGTATACCGCATTCCGTATCAAAACATTGCCGGTGACATCGGTCTGTACGTATACATGCAAGTTTACCCGCTGTATACCACGCTTTTAATTTTGGCGACGGCGGGTTTTCCGATTGCCATTTCCAAAATCGTTTCCGAGCGGGTGGCCGTGGGTGATGCGATTGGAGCGCGTCGAGCCTTTCGTATTGCCAGTATTGCACTAGTCGTACTCGGCTTGTTTTTCTTTCTGTTGCTGTATAGTGGGGCACCTTTAATTGCTCGCTTCATGGGTGATGAGCATTTGATGACTCCACTTCGGGCGGTTGCCTGGTCATTGCCGCTGGTACCCATGGCGGCGATTCTGCGGGGATATTTTCAAGGCCATCAGAATATGATGCCCACAGGTGTTTCTCAGGTGATCGAGCAGTTGATCCGGGTGATCTTCATCCTCCTCACTGCTTTCTGGGCAATGAATGTGTATCAGGATGCTTATCTTGCAGGGACAGGAGCGGTATTTGCCGCTTTTCCTGGAGGAGTGGCAGCTGTTCTCGTTTTACTGTGGTATTGGCGCAAGGACAAGCAGATCAGGCAGATGGACGCTAACCAAGAGCAGTCTGCTGGTGTCGCTGAATGGACCAACCGCCAAGTTTTGCGCAGCCTTTTGTATTACGCATTGCCGATATGTATGGGGGCATTAGTGTTGCCGCTCATTCCGTTGGTAGACTCGGTCACGGTCGTAAACATGCTGCAGTGGAGTGGAATGCAGGAAGATCTCGCCAAGCTGGCAAAGGGAGCGTTTGACCGTGGACAGCCTCTCATTCAGTTTGGGACGTTTTTTGCGACCTCTCTTTCCCTGGCCTTGGTTCCTGCGATTAGCGAAGCTGTTGCGCAGCGTCAACATCAACTGATTGCCAATCGCTCAGAAATCGCGATCCGCCTGACCTTTTTGCTGGGACTCCCAGCTTCGTTTGGATTGGCCTTGCTCGCAGAGCCAATCAACGTGATGCTCTACGGAGATAATAGCGGAACAGAGGCGCTCGCCGTGCAGTCCTTTACGATTCTCTTTGCGACTTTGAGTATCGCCAGTGCTGGTATTCTGCAAGGCCTGGGACGCGTCATGCGGCCAGCGCGCAATCTGTTTATCGGTGTTTTGGTCAAGCTCATCTTGAATCTGGCATTGGTCCCGTTCTGGGGAATATCCGGGGCGGCTTTATCGACCGTACTCGCCTACCTGGTAGCGATGGGACTGAACGTGCTGGCTGTTAAGAAATACACTGGAGCACAGATTGGCTTTCGCCAGACGGTATTGAAGCCATTGATCTCCGTGCTGATCATGTCTGTCGTGGTAGTGGTGGTCGAATGGGGGGCAACCGCCCTTATGGGCAACATGCCTGGCCCAGAGCGTCTGTTCCATACCATCATCGGTTTGGTAGCTGTCGGCTGCGGAGCACTAGTCTATCTGTTGGCTCTCCTCAAGACAGGCGGACTGACACGTACCGACATTCAGTTTTTGCCGAAAGGCAAGCGGATTGCTTCGCTACTCACTAGACTACATCTGTTACCAAAATAA
- the yabN gene encoding bifunctional methyltransferase/pyrophosphohydrolase YabN: MATTKHTITVVGLGAGDLDQLPYGIYRTLKQAQHLFLRTQEHPVVAQLSAENIAFASFDEIYEQHESFEDVYTDIVEKLFVSAQQQGEIVYAVPGHPLVAERTVQLLLEQGHDRGVQIEIGGGQSFIDPLFARLKIDPIEGFSLLDGTALKTDQVSPGLHTIIAQVYDAFVASDVKLTLMEVLPDDFLVTVATAVGVAGQERIETVPLYELDRLDHFGNLSLVYVPPARDERISYRQFSYLKDIVAILRSPDGCPWDREQTHQSIRKNLIEETYEVLETIDDEDPDAMCEELGDLLMQIMLHSQIASEDGYFTVDDVVATLNEKLVRRHPHVFGEKSANDSEEALANWQEIKAQEKAAKGIDTTVESQLAGIPRDLPALMYAYKLQKKAAQVGFDWDDVADVYAKVEEEYRELREATEDERAGELGDLLFAVVNLARFMGLDPEEALALTNNKFKQRFSYIEDKLRETGKSFDDTDLKEMDQWWEEAKQHGKRRG, translated from the coding sequence TTGGCAACAACCAAGCACACGATTACAGTAGTTGGTCTGGGTGCAGGAGACCTCGATCAATTGCCATATGGAATCTATCGGACGCTAAAACAGGCCCAGCATCTATTCTTGCGTACGCAGGAGCATCCGGTCGTCGCGCAGCTGAGCGCGGAGAATATCGCTTTTGCTTCCTTTGATGAGATATATGAGCAACACGAATCGTTCGAGGATGTGTACACAGACATCGTAGAAAAGCTGTTTGTCAGTGCACAGCAGCAGGGTGAGATTGTCTACGCCGTACCGGGACATCCCCTTGTAGCAGAGCGCACGGTGCAGCTACTGCTGGAGCAAGGACATGACCGTGGGGTTCAGATCGAGATTGGCGGCGGTCAAAGCTTCATTGACCCTCTGTTTGCACGGCTGAAAATCGATCCAATCGAAGGGTTTTCGTTGCTCGACGGAACCGCACTGAAAACGGATCAAGTATCGCCAGGACTGCACACGATCATCGCCCAGGTATACGACGCGTTTGTCGCATCCGATGTCAAACTGACACTCATGGAAGTCTTGCCGGATGATTTTCTCGTGACGGTTGCCACAGCGGTAGGAGTAGCGGGACAAGAGCGGATTGAGACAGTTCCGTTGTATGAGCTCGATCGACTGGATCATTTTGGGAACCTGTCACTCGTTTATGTGCCGCCAGCACGTGATGAGCGCATATCTTATCGACAGTTTTCTTACCTAAAGGACATCGTGGCGATTTTGCGCAGTCCAGACGGTTGTCCATGGGATCGGGAGCAGACGCATCAAAGCATCCGAAAGAACCTGATCGAGGAAACGTACGAGGTATTAGAAACAATCGACGATGAAGATCCGGATGCCATGTGTGAGGAGCTGGGTGATCTGTTGATGCAGATCATGCTGCATTCGCAAATCGCTTCTGAGGATGGATATTTTACCGTTGATGATGTGGTGGCGACCCTAAACGAAAAGCTTGTCCGTCGCCATCCGCATGTATTTGGAGAGAAGAGTGCCAATGATTCTGAGGAGGCACTGGCTAACTGGCAGGAAATCAAAGCGCAGGAAAAGGCAGCAAAAGGAATCGATACGACGGTTGAATCACAACTGGCAGGTATTCCGCGCGATCTCCCTGCACTGATGTACGCTTACAAGCTGCAGAAGAAGGCTGCTCAGGTGGGATTCGACTGGGACGATGTAGCTGACGTCTATGCGAAAGTAGAGGAAGAGTATCGCGAGCTGCGAGAAGCAACAGAAGACGAACGAGCGGGCGAGCTGGGGGATTTGTTGTTTGCCGTCGTCAATCTGGCCCGTTTCATGGGTCTCGACCCCGAAGAAGCATTGGCTTTGACCAATAATAAGTTCAAACAACGATTTTCCTATATTGAAGATAAGCTCCGTGAGACTGGCAAGTCTTTTGACGATACTGATCTGAAAGAGATGGATCAATGGTGGGAAGAAGCCAAGCAACACGGAAAAAGGAGAGGATAG
- a CDS encoding RNA-binding S4 domain-containing protein, with product MRLDKYLKVSRLIKRRTLAKEVCDKGRVEINDRQAKSSSNVKIGDKLAIRFGQKIVSVKVEDIKENPRKEEAASLYTVIGEVPVPRDEKEEDAYIKG from the coding sequence ATGAGACTAGACAAGTACTTAAAAGTATCCCGTCTGATCAAGCGTCGTACGTTGGCCAAAGAGGTTTGCGACAAAGGACGTGTCGAAATCAATGATCGGCAGGCGAAATCCTCCAGCAATGTAAAGATTGGAGACAAGCTGGCGATCCGATTCGGACAAAAAATCGTGTCGGTCAAAGTGGAAGACATCAAGGAAAATCCGCGCAAAGAAGAAGCGGCTTCGCTCTACACGGTGATCGGCGAAGTACCCGTCCCACGAGACGAAAAAGAAGAAGATGCTTACATCAAAGGCTAG